One segment of Salvia splendens isolate huo1 chromosome 20, SspV2, whole genome shotgun sequence DNA contains the following:
- the LOC121781379 gene encoding sucrose transport protein-like: protein MTIQVDAAGPSSLEIQQSSPQQGKAPIRVIIAVAAIAAGVQFGWALQLSLLTPYVQLLGVPHTWAAFVWLCGPISGLLVQPIAGYYSDHCKSRFGRRRPFIAAGAALVAVAVFLIGFAADIGVASGDPLGKAPKPRATAVFVVGFWILDVANNMLQGPCRALLADLSGGEARRMSTANALFSFFMAVGNILGYAAGSYTHLYRILPFSKTTACEDYCANLKTCFIIAICLLLTTTVLALLFVTESPHKPAAEPDPAKKKQIPVFGELFTALKGLPRPMWIVMLVTAFNWVAWFPFLLFDTDWMGKEVYGGTVGVGTLYDQGVHAGALGLMINSVVLAFASLGVQFLSKGYVGVKKIWGGANFLLAIGLAMTVVVTKSAQGSRHHGPDGVLLKPDSGVKIGALAIFGFLGIPLAVTFSIPFALASIFSSDSGSGQGLSLGLLNLAIVIPQMFVSVLSGPWDALFGGGNIPAFIVGAVSAVVSGVLALTMLPSPPTGALTNVSGGGGH from the exons ATGACGATTCAAGTCGACGCCGCCGGTCCGTCTTCGCTGGAGATTCAGCAATCGTCGCCGCAGCAAGGCAAGGCGCCGATCAGAGTGATCATCGCGGTGGCTGCGATAGCCGCCGGAGTCCAATTCGGGTGGGCACTACAGCTCTCCCTCCTAACCCCATACGTTCAGCTCCTCGGAGTTCCCCACACTTGGGCGGCGTTCGTGTGGCTCTGCGGCCCAATCTCCGGCCTCCTCGTCCAGCCGATCGCCGGATACTACAGCGACCACTGCAAATCCCGATTCGGGCGGCGCCGCCCCTTCATCGCCGCCGGAGCCGCCCTCGTCGCCGTCGCGGTTTTTCTGATCGGATTCGCCGCCGACATCGGGGTCGCCAGCGGCGACCCGCTCGGGAAGGCTCCGAAGCCGAGAGCCACCGCCGTGTTCGTCGTCGGATTCTGGATCCTCGACGTCGCTAACAACATGTTGCAG GGGCCGTGCAGGGCTTTGCTGGCGGATCTATCCGGCGGAGAAGCGCGGAGGATGAGTACAGCAAACGCGctcttctccttcttcatggcaGTCGGAAACATCCTCGGCTACGCCGCCGGCTCCTACACCCACCTCTACCGCATCCTCCCCTTCTCCAAAACCACCGCCTGCGAAGACTACTGCGCCAATCTCAAAACCTGCTTCATCATCGCCATCTGCCTCCTCCTCACCACCACCGTCCTCGCCCTCCTCTTCGTCACCGAATCCCCCCACAAGCCCGCTGCAGAGCCAGATCCCGCAAAGAAGAAGCAGATCCCGGTGTTCGGGGAATTATTCACCGCGCTGAAGGGGCTTCCTCGCCCAATGTGGATCGTGATGCTCGTGACAGCATTCAATTGGGTCGCGTGGTTCCCTTTCCTCCTCTTCGATACCGATTGGATGGGGAAAGAGGTGTACGGTGGCACAGTGGGAGTGGGCACGCTCTACGACCAGGGCGTCCACGCTGGCGCGTTGGGGCTGATGATCAACTCGGTCGTGCTGGCGTTCGCCTCGCTCGGGGTGCAGTTCCTGTCCAAGGGGTACGTTGGGGTTAAGAAGATTTGGGGTGGCGCAAATTTCCTCCTTGCCATCGGCTTGGCTATGACCGTCGTCGTGACCAAGTCCGCCCAGGGCTCGCGCCACCATGGCCCCGATGGCGTGCTGCTGAAGCCGGACTCTGGGGTTAAGATTGGGGCTTTGGCGATCTTCGGGTTCCTTGGAATCCCTCTGGCGGTGACTTTCAGTATCCCTTTCGCTCTGGCGTCGATTTTCTCTAGCGATTCCGGGTCTGGACAAG GTCTATCACTTGGACTTCTAAACCTTGCAATTGTTATTCCACAG ATGTTTGTTTCTGTCTTGAGTGGTCCATGGGATGCCCTCTTTGGCGGCGGAAACATACCGGCATTCATCGTTGGAGCAGTGTCCGCAGTCGTTAGCGGTGTTTTGGCCCTGACTATGCTCCCGTCGCCGCCTACCGGTGCCTTGACAAATGTGAGTGGCGGAGGGGGTCACTAG